TTCGATTTTCCTGCATAAATCCTCTCCAAAGACCACTCCAAGGGAACTGCCTGAATCCCAACTGACGTGGATAGTTCCCATATCATCAACACTAGTAACCGTACCTTTATCTCCTGGCTGAAGCTTGGTATAAGGGTCATTCATCTTAAGTAGCATGACACGAGTTCCTGGAGTGTAATTACTTCTAAGTTGCTTTAGCATTTCTGGATGAATGATATTCATTATTCACTCACCTCCTCATGCTTGGCACTTCCGCTTTTGAAGGCAGAGCTACCCGACAGTTTGGAGAGGAGAATTTTTCGTTCTGTTTTGTATTCTGGCCCGATAAAGCCAAGTCTTAGAAGGAAACAACGGAAAGCGTACTTTTCATTCTCCACTGATTTCTCGGTCGAGTTGACGCGAGTCTGTTTCTTTGCCATTTCACAAAGTGCTGTTACAAAGTGGGTATAAGCCTTAACCTCCTCTGCGGAGCACTTACTTTTGAACCAAGGGAAGGTTATAAATTCCTCATTTATGATAATGGGAATAGAGTCAGTATCAAGTGCTTTCTTTATAAGGGTTTCTTTGCTTTCTACCAATCCTTTTAGGTTACCAAGTGCAGTTTCGCTAAAACCCTCCCTCGGCATTTGAATAATCAAACTAATAGCTTCTTCGGTTTCATTTGATTCGCTGTATACGGGAGGTTCTTCGTAATCACTATTTGGACTTACCCTACCCCCAAGAGCCGCTTCATTAGGAACTTGAATATTTTCAAGAACAGGCTCTGCTGCTGGAATTGGTGTGTCAAATTCTACTGTAACCGCCTTAAAGTCATGAAGGCCTAATAGATTATTAACCAGTTCAGAATTTATTGGTCCTCTGACTACCCCGTTTTTGTCAATGTTGTAGTCTGCCACTTCATATGCAAATGTAGGTGCTCCAAGATATCTTGCAGGAGCATTCAGTTTTTGGCTGATTGCGTTGACTAGCTCTTTTCTTTTTGCTCCTGTGACATTATAGTTTATCTGCATTTTTTATACCGCCTTTCTATTTTCGGTACATACATATATCACTCTAAAGGCTGTTAATATCAAGTCATTTAGAGCATCTTTCTGTAGAAAATACTGTTCCATTAATCGGCGGTAGCAACGTCTGGCAGGTCACAATATCTTATTTTCGAACCATCTCTTAAAAGAAACACACCGTCTGAGTTTCCAACTTGCTCAATATACCTTTTCACAATAACATCACAGTACTTTTCATCCAGTTCAATGGTGTAACAGATTCTATCTGTCTGCTCACAGGCAATCAGTGTGCTTCCTGAACCACCAAAAGGATCAAGCACGATACAATTAGAAAGGCTTGAATTCAAAATAGGGTAGGCCACAAGTGCAACTGGCTTCATCGTAGGATGATCACTGTTTTTCTTCGGTTTCTCAAATTCCCAGATGGTGGTCTGCTTTCTATCGGAATACCAGTTATGCTTACCTTTCTTTTTCCACCCAAAGAGAATAGGCTCATGCTGCCACTGATAAGGGGAGCGACCGAGAACAAGGGACTGCTTTTTCCATATACAAGTACCGGAAAGATAAAATCCTGCATCAGAGAATGCTCTTCTAAAATTGAGTCCTTCGGTATCCGCATGGAATACATAAATAGAAGCGTCCTTTGCCATCGCTGCTTCGGTGTTCTGAAATGCTGCAAGCAGGAAATCGTAGAACGCTTCGTTAGCCATATTGTCATTTTTGATTTTTCCAGCGGTGCCTTCATAGTTAACGTTATATGGAGGGTCCGTAACTACCAAATTAGCAGTTTTCCCATCCATCAAGACATCAAAGGTGTCTTTCTTTGTACTGTCTCCGCAGACTAATCGATGCTGTCCAAGTAGCCAAATATCCCCTAAATGCGAAACAGCGGGCTTTTTCAGCTCGCTGTCTACATCGAAATCATCTTCTTTTATATTATCCTTAAGGGAATCCTTGAAAAGATCGTCCAACTCTCCTGGGTCAAAACCTGTCAAAGACACATCAAAGTCTGAAGCATTTAAGTCCGTGATGAGAAGTGCTAATTTGTCTTTATCCCAATCACCACTTATTTTATTTAGTGCAATGTTCAGCGCCTTCTCCTTTTGCTCATCCATTTCAACAACTACGCATTCTATCTCATCCATGCCCATACTCAGCAGGATTTTCAAACGCTGATGACCTCCGATGACTCTGCCTGTGGTCTTATTCCATATTACGGGTTCTACATATCCAAACTCCTCAAGGGAGCGTTTAAGTTTCTCATATTCCGGATCACCCGGTTTTAAATCCTTCCTTGGGTTATATTCAGCGGGGATGAGTTGTTTCGTTTTAATCTTCTCTATCAACATACTTTTCCACCGCCTTTCTAAATTCACTGTACTTATTTACATCCTCCCACGGGAATAGACAACTATTAAAGTGACCATAAACAGCTGTATCAGAGTAAATCACATTCCTTAGACGCAACTTCTCTATGATTGCCGCAGGTCTTAAATTGAAAATCTCCTGTGCAGCAAGAGTTAATATTTCGTCAGAAACAATACCTGTGCCAAGAGTATTTACAGAAAAGGCTACAGGATTTGCCTTACCTATGGCATAGGATATACTAACTTCACATCTCTTTGCATATCCACACCAGACGATATGCTTTGCAATGTACCGAGCCATATAGGCACCGCTTCGGTCAACTTTGGTGGGGTCTTTACCACTAAGTGCGCCACCTCCATGGGATGCAAGTCCTCCATAGGTATCAACCATAATTTTTCTACCAGTTAAGCCTGTATCGGCAGCGGGACCACCAAGAACAAACTGCCCCGACGGATTGATGAGAAGTTCTGTTTCATCATCAAAAGGGAAGTCCTCAAAGCACTGCCATAAGACGTTGTTAAGGATACCCGCCTTAAGTTCTTCCAGTGTTTTATTCTTATCATGCTGCACCGAAATCACAATCGTCTTTATTCTTACTGGAGTGTCATCTTCATACTCCACTGTTACCTGTGCTTTACCATCAGGAAAAGTCCCTTTTATCAGTTTTCCTTTGCGACAATCATCCAGTCTCTTTACGATTCTGTGGGAAAGCACAAGGGGCAGGGGAAGCATTTCTCTTGTTTCCTTTGTAGCATAACCATACATAGTTCCCTGGTCTCCAGCACCGATGGAACCGTACTGTTCGTTTATCCCATTTCGTGCTTCCAGTGCGGTGTTCACACCAGCCGCAATATCTACACTTTGATTATGTACATATACATAAATCAAAAATTTTAGAGGATTGTATCCCACATCCTTTAGTACATTTTTTACAATGTCTCTAATATTCACTTTCTCGCTGCAGGAGATCTCGCCCGCCACGATAATTTTTCCTTTAGTCGCCATTACCTCACAAGCGACACGTGATGCCTTATCTTTACGTAGGCATGCTTCCAAAATGCTATCTGCAATAATGTCGCATAGTTTATCAGGATGTCCAGCACATACACTTTCTGCTGTTAAATATCTCTTACTCATTACATCATATCTCCTCATCTTTATTTTCCTCTGCGGGCAGATAGCAATCGCTCCATCACATCGTCTTGTGGGTTTAAACCAGAGTACTCTGTAGCACAGTTCTCCCTAACGATTTGATATATCTCCATCCATAGCCTGTTTGTCTGACTCATAAAGCTCTGGCTCATCGCTACATAAGGACTTTGAATTGCATTGCCGGTAGTGGGATGCTTGGCTAGAAAACCAAACTCGGTTACCGCTTCCTCACACTGTATCCATCTGGCCGCACTCATGGCATACCGTTCTAGAAGCTGTGGAAGTACCAAATGGGCACATTCTCGCTCCTCAAGCCATTTCCATGTAATTTCATAGATTTCACTCGCTTCTAAGGTTTTCCCATCCTTTTGCACTGCGGAGAGCATGGCCCTTGGTTTTGGCATTTCCTGCCCCTTCAGGTCAGCAGTATTCTTGAACTCGACGACTTCAAGCTTTCTTTTACCGGGATTTCCCTCAGCAATTTTGTCAGCAAGTGGTTTTTTCTTTTGACCGGAGCCTATACGGGCGCCGCCTCGATTTGTTCCATCTTTGGCCATTCACTCACCTCTTTTCATCGATGGGCCTATTACCCCGTTTGAAACCGCGAATTTTCACGCGTTACCCCACGCCCGTTGCACATCTAAAAAGCTGTGGAGATTTGACTCCCCTACCGGGTTCCCCAACGGTCTCCATCTTTTGCAGTGATGGTAGAGTGACAGGAAGTACAAAGGGACATCAGATTGCTTCTATCATGGGTTCCACCTCTTGCTAGAGGAAGAATGTGATGCACCTCGGTTGCTGGGGTCAGCTTTCCTTGTCGTTTACACTCCTCGCAAAGAGGATGAGCCGCAATGTAGCGGTCACGTATTCTTTTCCATGCACGACCATATCGCTTACGAGTTGCTGGATCGCGGTCATACTTTTCATACCGTGCAGCTTCCTTTTTAGCATGTTCTTTACAAAAACCTCTGTCAGTCAGCTCTGGACAACCAGGATAAGAGCATGGACGCTTAGGTTTCCTTGGCATACTACACCTCCTTTTACCCATAGAAAAAGCCCTCGCAGGAGAAATGCTCCCGTGAAGGCTTCTGTTTATTAATATTCCATACTACCATTATATAACTTTCACTACGGACAAACAGTGTCATCGTATGCCAAACTGTGCCAAAGTGTGCCAACCTTTTGCAAGAAATCAAATTATTGCGTACAAAAACCACCAATAGATATTTTAAAATATCCAAAGTTATTGACATGTTTATTGTCAATTATTATAATAAAATTGTCCAATATCTTTGACATAGGTGATACTGTTGAAAAATAAAATTAAAACAATACGGAACAAATTGGGGATAACACAAGAACAACTTGCTAAGAAGTGTGGAGTTGTTAGACAAACAATAAATTGTATAGAGAATGATAAATATGATCCCACACTGGAATTGGCTTTCAAATTATCAAAAACGTTAAAAGTAAAGGTAGATGAATTGTTTATTTATGAATAAATTTCATTCAAATTATATAATAACAATGAAAGATATTGTAAGAGAAGGTAATGATATCTTACATCGACCAACACTAGAAGTGATGGTTCCTCCCTCTGAGGAAGATAAGGAAACATTAACCAGTATGATGAATTTCTTAAAAAATAGTCAAGACTCTATTCTATCAAAAAAATATAAATTACGTGGAGGGGTTGGATTATCCGCGAACCAGATTGGCTTGAATAAGCGAATGTTTGTAGTGTATTTCACTGACGAGAAGGGAAAAGAACATGAGTATACTCTTATTAATCCAAAAATAATAAGCCATTCAGTTTCTATGATTTACTTACCACCAAGTGAAGGTTGCCTTTCTGTTGATCGAGTTATAGACGGGTTCGTGCCAAGATATGAGAGAATTAAAGTAAAAGGGTTTAATTTAGAAGGAGAAGAAATAATATTAAAACTCAATGGCTATTCTTCTATTGTTATTCAACATGAAATAGATCACCTAAATGGAATTATGTTTTATGAGCGTATCAATAAAGAAAACCCTTTCAAACTACCAGAAAACTGTAAAAGCTTATACTAAAATCACGCATTAGGTCGGTATTCAAAATGAGCTGTTGTTTTGACAGCTCATTTTAAATTTAATTACTCATTAAAAGTGAAATACTGATTATTTGAATCACTGCGATTTTCCCACATTGACTAAGGTATTGGAGGCCTTTTGATTCTCTTCCCCATTATTATCAGGTTACTCCTTTTCATTTAGGCACCTTTAAATGTTGCAAAGCGGATGAATGGAGTCTATGCACGGTTCTCATAGAAACATTAAGGTTAACACAGATTTCTTCCCAGTTAAGAAAGTTAATGTATCGGTAACGAAGAAGCAGCTTCTCATCCACATTTTCCATCTGGTTAATCGCTTCACGGATATCTGATTTCAGCTCTATCAATCGTTCAACCTCTTGCTGTATTTGTTGCTCCAAATCTATTATTCTAATCACATATTTTTCAAAGGGTGGGTCAGTACTCTTAGTTCGACTCACTTTTTCCTCAAGAACGGGGGATGAAACACTTCTTGATAGATCCCTTAAGTTTTTCAACTCTTCAAGGTCGGAGTTAATCAATTCATTCAGGCGATAAGCTTGTTTTAAGAATTCCTTAGCTGTCATCATCGCACCACCTCCTCTTGTAGCTGTTGAATTAGCATGTCAGGGTTTAGAGAGGTAAGGACATTGAACAATTCAGAATGAAAGAAGCACTCCACCTCACGTTTCGTATATAAAGCAGAATCATTGCGAGGGTGTTTTGCTAGTCTTTTCAGTGCAAAACGATAATCCTTTACTGCCTGTAGAATAATGGCATTTGCCAGTTTTTCAAATGCATCCATCATACAGCATCCCTCGCTTTCCCAAGATTTGCTTTGACCGCATTAATAAGATCGGATTGTGTCTTTTCCTTTCGTCTCAAGGCATTCATAACATCTTCATCAATCGTGCCTTTAGTAATAATGTGATGAATAACCACTGTCTCATTTTGACCTTGTCTCCAAAGTCTCGCATTTGTTTGCTGATAGAGTTCTAGACTCCAAGTAAGTCCAAACCAGATAAGCGTTGAACCTCCACTTTGTAAGTTGAGACCGTGTCCCGCTGATGCAGGATGAATAACCGCTACAGAAATATCTCCGTTGTTCCAATCCTTGATATCCTTGGAAGTTTTAATTTCTCTGACATTGAATTTTGCCTTAATACGCTCTAAATCGTGATTATACCAATAGGCAATAAGCACAGGTTTTCCGTTAGCACCTTCAATTAAATCCTCAAGAGCATCTAACTTGCGGTCGTGGATAATATGAGTGTTTTTATCATCATCATAGATCGCACCGTTTGCCATTTGCAGAAGTTTTCCTGAAAGGACTGCTGCATTCATGGCATCTATTTCCTCATCAGCAAATTCAAAAACCATCTCTTCACGAAAGTGATCATATACGGATTGTTCCTTGTCATTTAGATACACAGGCACTTCATTGATCATGCACTCTGGCATTTTCAGAAAATCCACTGATTTCATGGAAATGGTGATATCCGAAATGAGCCGATATATGGCATCTTCAGCACCTGGCAATGGTTTATATGAAAATACGATTTGCTGATTACGTTTATCTGGTGTAAAGAAGGAATTGCGGTAGTGAGTTATGTACCTGCCGAGTCTTTTACCCATGTCAAGAATACGAAACTCTGCCCACAAATCCATTAATCCATTACTCGATGGTGTACCCGTAAGACCCACAATCCGTTTTGCCCTTGGTCTGACTTTTAGTAGACTTTTAAATCTTTTGGCACCATAGGACTTAAAGGATGATAG
This window of the Clostridium kluyveri DSM 555 genome carries:
- a CDS encoding DUF4314 domain-containing protein; translated protein: MNIIHPEMLKQLRSNYTPGTRVMLLKMNDPYTKLQPGDKGTVTSVDDMGTIHVSWDSGSSLGVVFGEDLCRKIEE
- a CDS encoding site-specific DNA-methyltransferase; protein product: MLIEKIKTKQLIPAEYNPRKDLKPGDPEYEKLKRSLEEFGYVEPVIWNKTTGRVIGGHQRLKILLSMGMDEIECVVVEMDEQKEKALNIALNKISGDWDKDKLALLITDLNASDFDVSLTGFDPGELDDLFKDSLKDNIKEDDFDVDSELKKPAVSHLGDIWLLGQHRLVCGDSTKKDTFDVLMDGKTANLVVTDPPYNVNYEGTAGKIKNDNMANEAFYDFLLAAFQNTEAAMAKDASIYVFHADTEGLNFRRAFSDAGFYLSGTCIWKKQSLVLGRSPYQWQHEPILFGWKKKGKHNWYSDRKQTTIWEFEKPKKNSDHPTMKPVALVAYPILNSSLSNCIVLDPFGGSGSTLIACEQTDRICYTIELDEKYCDVIVKRYIEQVGNSDGVFLLRDGSKIRYCDLPDVATAD
- the metK gene encoding methionine adenosyltransferase, with amino-acid sequence MSKRYLTAESVCAGHPDKLCDIIADSILEACLRKDKASRVACEVMATKGKIIVAGEISCSEKVNIRDIVKNVLKDVGYNPLKFLIYVYVHNQSVDIAAGVNTALEARNGINEQYGSIGAGDQGTMYGYATKETREMLPLPLVLSHRIVKRLDDCRKGKLIKGTFPDGKAQVTVEYEDDTPVRIKTIVISVQHDKNKTLEELKAGILNNVLWQCFEDFPFDDETELLINPSGQFVLGGPAADTGLTGRKIMVDTYGGLASHGGGALSGKDPTKVDRSGAYMARYIAKHIVWCGYAKRCEVSISYAIGKANPVAFSVNTLGTGIVSDEILTLAAQEIFNLRPAAIIEKLRLRNVIYSDTAVYGHFNSCLFPWEDVNKYSEFRKAVEKYVDRED
- a CDS encoding P27 family phage terminase small subunit, translating into MAKDGTNRGGARIGSGQKKKPLADKIAEGNPGKRKLEVVEFKNTADLKGQEMPKPRAMLSAVQKDGKTLEASEIYEITWKWLEERECAHLVLPQLLERYAMSAARWIQCEEAVTEFGFLAKHPTTGNAIQSPYVAMSQSFMSQTNRLWMEIYQIVRENCATEYSGLNPQDDVMERLLSARRGK
- a CDS encoding HNH endonuclease, whose product is MPRKPKRPCSYPGCPELTDRGFCKEHAKKEAARYEKYDRDPATRKRYGRAWKRIRDRYIAAHPLCEECKRQGKLTPATEVHHILPLARGGTHDRSNLMSLCTSCHSTITAKDGDRWGTR
- a CDS encoding helix-turn-helix transcriptional regulator; protein product: MKNKIKTIRNKLGITQEQLAKKCGVVRQTINCIENDKYDPTLELAFKLSKTLKVKVDELFIYE
- the def gene encoding peptide deformylase produces the protein MKDIVREGNDILHRPTLEVMVPPSEEDKETLTSMMNFLKNSQDSILSKKYKLRGGVGLSANQIGLNKRMFVVYFTDEKGKEHEYTLINPKIISHSVSMIYLPPSEGCLSVDRVIDGFVPRYERIKVKGFNLEGEEIILKLNGYSSIVIQHEIDHLNGIMFYERINKENPFKLPENCKSLY
- a CDS encoding DUF1492 domain-containing protein codes for the protein MMTAKEFLKQAYRLNELINSDLEELKNLRDLSRSVSSPVLEEKVSRTKSTDPPFEKYVIRIIDLEQQIQQEVERLIELKSDIREAINQMENVDEKLLLRYRYINFLNWEEICVNLNVSMRTVHRLHSSALQHLKVPK
- a CDS encoding DEAD/DEAH box helicase, which translates into the protein MKYNPHKYQTYATNFILEHPIAAVFLEMGLGKSVITLTAIFDLCLDSFEIGKVLVIAPLRVARDTWPAEINKWEHLKGLEFSVAIGTEQERLAALRKPASVYLINRENVDWLVNKSGIPFDYDMVVIDELSSFKSYGAKRFKSLLKVRPRAKRIVGLTGTPSSNGLMDLWAEFRILDMGKRLGRYITHYRNSFFTPDKRNQQIVFSYKPLPGAEDAIYRLISDITISMKSVDFLKMPECMINEVPVYLNDKEQSVYDHFREEMVFEFADEEIDAMNAAVLSGKLLQMANGAIYDDDKNTHIIHDRKLDALEDLIEGANGKPVLIAYWYNHDLERIKAKFNVREIKTSKDIKDWNNGDISVAVIHPASAGHGLNLQSGGSTLIWFGLTWSLELYQQTNARLWRQGQNETVVIHHIITKGTIDEDVMNALRRKEKTQSDLINAVKANLGKARDAV